The genomic DNA CATACACTGCGGGCCCTGGGTTGGTTGGCGCTTTGATGGTTGGCGCTGCTACGGCTCGTTCTTTGGCGTTTGGCTGGGGAGTGCCGGCTTTAGGTGTGCATCATATGGAGGGGCATTTGCTTGCTCCAATGCTCGAAGAAGTGCCACCGCCTTATCCGTTTGTGACGTTGTTGGTCAGCGGTGGCCACACCATGCTGGTCGATGTGCAAAGCCCGGGTTGCTATAGCATTTTAGGCGAGACCCTCGACGATGCCGCGGGTGAGGCTTTTGATAAAACGGCGAAGATGATGGGGCTTCCGTATCCTGGTGGTCCTATGCTCAGTAAAATTGCCTGTAAGGGTGAAGTAGGTCGATTTAAGTTTCCACGGCCGATGGTTGATCGTCCTGGTTTAGATTTTAGTTTTTCTGGGCTAAAAACAGCGGTCCGATTAGTGATTGCCGACCACGCTGAGAATGAGGTAGTACCGGAGCAAGATATGGCCGATATAGCTTGTGGTTTTCAAGAGGCGGTGGTTGATACGTTAGCGATTAAATGTCGGCGTGCTTTGCAACAAACGGGGCATAAAAATTTAGTGATTGCCGGTGGAGTGAGCGCAAACTCTCGTTTGAGGGAGCGTTTGGCGGACATTGTAAAAAAAGAACGTTGCCAGTTGTTTTACCCGCGTGCAGAGTTTTGTACCGATAACGGCGCTATGATCGCTTACGCCGGATGGTTGCGTATGCGTGTGGGGCAACAGTCGGGTTATGAATTAAATATAAAACCACGCTGGCCTTTGAATACGCTCGACCCAATTCAGGAGTGAAGTTTTTATGCAAGACCAGGTTTATATTGAAGCACTCAGTGTCGAAACATTGATTGGTGTGTACGATTTCGAACGCGAAGCAAAGCAAACACTTTTACTTGATTTAACGCTAGAGTTTGATTGTCGGCGCGCGGGTGAAACCGATGATTTGCAGTTTGCGCTCGACTACGATGCATTATCCAAGCGCGTTCGGGCTTGGTCTCTGGAGCAAACTTTTGAGTTGTTAGAGACTTATGCTCAGCAATTATGTGAGCTAATACATAGCGAGTTTGGAATAGGCTGCGTTAATTTAAAAATTAATAAACCTGCTGCAGTTGCAGGTTGTGCTGCCGTTGGGTTGCATATTGAGCGACGGTTTTAATCTTATGAGTAAAGCGATACAAGTTACCTTGAGTTTAGGCAGCAATATTGATCGATACAAGCACTTAAACGCTGGATTAAACGCACTTGAAGATGCATTTGGTAAGGTGATCAGCTCTCCTATTTATGAAAGCGATGCCGTAGGGTTTGATGGCAGTGCTTTTTTGAATTCCATCGCGATTGTTTACACTCATGAAAGCTTGACCCGAACTATAGAAGTTTTAAAGCGTATTGAAGATGACAATGGTCGAGATCGTTCTGGACCTAAGTTCAGCCCTCGTACTTTAGACATCGATGTAGTGACCTATGGGGATATTTCTGGCGAATATGAGGGGATAGAATTACCCAGGGCTGAGCTATTTAAAAATGCTTTTGTGTTACGACCTATGGCCGATCTGCTGCCAAATGAAAAAGTACCAGGTAAATCTGAAACCTATGCACAATTATGGCAGCAATTTGATCAATCCAAGCAAGCGTTAGCACCCGTTATATTCGAACGGCGCTAGTCTCTCTAGGTTATTTTATCCAAACTTCCACGCGTTGATTGCGCAACGCATAGCGCTCATCGGAATTATCAGAAACAGGGTTCAATTCACCGTAGCCTGTCATTGCGTTTGTTTCAACACCGGTCAAACGAAGCTTGTTTTTAACCGATTGAACTCGGGCTTCCGATAAAATTTGCGCGCGAAACTCATTGGATTGTTTGTTAACGAAGCCCACTAAAAACACTTCCCGCGTTTGGTTTTCTGGCCGATTCATATAATTGGATAAGCGCTCAAGATCGTCGAGGGCTTTATTATCAAGCTGCTTTGTACCCGGCACAAACCTGAAATTTGTGGTCAATCGATGGGCTTGGCTCACTAAAAATCGATAACCCTGAGGCATGTGTTCATTTGGGGGGATCTGTACTTCGGATAAATTCTGAGAAACAAACCCCGCTTGTTCAACGCTACGTTGACCTGCTTGAGATTTCACAAAAGAAAGAAAATCTAAAGCGTAGTTATTTTCTGTGTTGGCTTGATACAAGTAGAGTCGACGTGAAAGGGGGTAGTCTTCTGTGGCGATACTCGTTGTAACTGGAGGCATAGGTAAACTTTCACCATCTACAATGGCAATAACTTTGGCCTGGCCGATACTTGCAAAAGCGGTGAATCCAATAGCGCCTGGCGACATTGCCACTTGGCGAGAAAGCGCCTCATTCGATTCGTAGCGCAGCGCTTCTTCTGTCAAAGAATAACCACGAGAAAGCACCAGTGCTTTAAAGGTATCAAAAGTCCCTGAATTACCATCACGAGAATGCACCGTTACATCTAAATTAGGCCCACCTAAGTCTGCCCAATTGGTTATTTCACCTGAAAATATTTGCCCTAATTGTGTGATGGTGAGATGAGAAATATTTAAAGCTGGATGAGCAATAATTGCTAAACCGTCTATTGCAAGAACCGTTTCGTTTTCATACTGGGCTAGGTTTATACTCGGAAAAAGGGCATTTTCAGAGTGTTTAACGGGTCGTGAGGCGGCTGCGATATCCGCAATGTTTGATTGTAATTTTAAAAATCCGGTACTTGAGCCATGAGCAGCGATTTTCACCTTGATTGTCATGCCGCTGGCAGGTGTTCGAGCCCAAATCTCAACTTCATTAGTGAGTGTCGTTTTTCTCCGTTCGATCGTTTCAAACTGGTGGTGCCTTAGCCATTGCTCAACTAATGTGGGCGCTAAGTGAGCGCCAATGGTATTCGAACCATGTATTTCAAAAAGATAACCTCTAGAGTTTAAAGAAGGCTTATTAAGTTCTAGAGTGGTTGAATATGACAGCGGTGCTAAGAATAAAGTCAGGAGTAAAAAGAGAGCGTTTGCTTTTTTCATCGGGTCACCCGGCAACTAATAATTGCCGTTACACTAGCTAAGTTATATGTCATTTTGATGACAAGGCCTTCATACTCTGTTCATATAGTCGGTGAGCATTCTGCTAGATCGGAAATTCTGCTATCCTATGGCGTTCAATATCGTCTTAGTAGATCTACATGTATAAAACTGCGCCTCACCTCTTTAAATACCCCAAATATTGGGCTTCTTGCTTTGATCCTGCACCCTTTTTGCCCATGAGTCGTGACGAAATGGATCAGCTCGGGTGGGACAGTTGTGATGTGATTTTGGTGACAGGCGATGCCTATGTAGATCATCCGAGTTTTGGCATGGCGGTGATGGGGCGATTGTTAGAGGCCCAAGGGTATCGTGTTGGAATTATTAGCCAACCCGACTGGACATCGACCGAGCCATTTAAGGCTTTGGGAAAACCGAACCTCTACTTTGGGGTGACTGCGGGGAACATGGATTCACTCATTAACCGCTACACCGCAGACTTAAAAGTTCGAAATGACGATGCCTACACGCCGAATAACGAAGGTGGTAAACGCCCAGAGCGCGCTGTTTTGGTGTATAGCCAAAAATGCAAAGAAGCCTTTTCGGATGTTCCTGTAGTTCTTGGCGGAATAGAAGCAAGTCTGCGTCGCATTGCTCAGTATGATTATTGGAGCAACAAGGTTCGGCATTCAGTGTTGTTTGATGCTAATGCCGATATTTTGTTGTACGGAAACGCTGAGAGAGCATTGGTTGAGGTAACACACAAGCTTGCTAATAATGTGCCAATCGAAAGTATAAGAAACGTTCGTGGCACCACTATTTTACTGAAAGAAACGCCTCGCGATTGGACCGAAATAGATTCCAGCCGTATCGATTGGCCTCACAACATCGGTGAAATAACAGAGTTTAATGAACCGAACCCTTATGAAGCTAAGCAGGCCATTACCGATGCGGGTGAGAAGGCGAATTGTGCTTCGAGTCAAGTGGAAGAAGAAGTTCAAACGTTGCGAGTTATACCAATGCCTTTGCAGCGTAAGCAAGAAATTGATCACAGCAAAACTTACATTCGTTTACCGTCGTTCGAAAAGGTGCGAAATGATCCAGCGCTTTATGCGCATGCCAGTCGAGTTTTGCACATTGAAGCCAATCCGCACAATGCTCATGTATTGGTTCAAAAGCACGCTAATATGGATGTCTGGGTTAATCCTCCTCCGATTCCTTTAACCACAGAAGAAATGGATGGCGTATTTGATTTGCCTTATGCACGAGTGCCACACCCTAGTTATGGCAAGGCGAAAATACCCGCTTATGACATGATTAAAACCTCGATCAATATTATGCGAGGTTGTTTTGGGGGGTGTACTTTTTGCTCAATTACAGAACATGAGGGCCGCATAATTCAAAGCCGCTCGCACGAATCAGTATTGCGAGAAGTCGAGGACATGCGCGATAAAGTCCCTAATTTTTCTGGGGCGATATCTGACTTAGGCGGACCCACCGCGAATATGTACCACTTACAATGCAAAGACGACGACATTCAATCTAATTGTCGTCGCTTAAGCTGCGTATATCCTTCTATCTGTAAAAACTTGAAAACAGACCACTCAATGACGACTGAGTTGTATCGGAAAGTTCGCAAAGTGGAGGGGATTCATACGGTCGCCATTGCCTCAGGTTTACGATATGACCTAGCTGTTGAAGACCCTGAATACGTCGAAGAGTTAGTCACGCATCATGTTGGGGGTTATTTGAAAATAGCGCCTGAGCATACCGAAAACCGTCCTCTGCAGATGATGATGAAACCGGGCATGGGAACCTATGACCGATTCAAAACCATGTTTGATAAATTCTCTAAAAAAGCGGGTAAAAAGCAGTACCTTATTCCTTATTTTATTGCGGCTCACCCAGGTTGCGAAGACGAAGACATGGTGAATCTGGCATTGTGGCTGAAGCGACAAAATATGAAGGTTGATCAAGTTCAAACGTTTTATCCTTCTCCGATGAGTTTAGCGACAGCCATGTATTACTCTGGTAAGAATCCGCTCAAGCGAGTCACCTATAAAAGTAACCCTGTCAACATCGTTAAAAAGATTGAGCAAAGACAACTGCAAAAGATGTTGTTGCGTTATCACGATAAACAAGGCTGGGGAAAAATTCGTGAGACGTTAACGAACTTAGGGTTAAAACATTTGATTGGGGATGGTGAGCATCAGCTAGTACCGGCCGAAGAAAAGCCAGAAGAGCGTAAAAAATATCGCGCACCCAATAAGGCTAAACATTTAAATAAACCAGGTAAGCCCGTTCGTAAGCAATTTAAGAAAAAGCCTAAGTCGGTTAAGAAAATGTAAGGTTTTATAAAAATAGGTGAACAAAAAGCCCTTGCACCATAACAGTGCAAGGGCTTTTTTTGTATCTAAAGGAAAAGCCCTTAGATTGAGTAGTACATATCAAACTCAACTGGGTGAGTTGTCATGTTCAATCGAGTCACTTCTTCCATCTTCAATTCGATGTAAGCGTCGATCGTATCATCATCAAATACACCGCCAGCTTTTAGGTATTCACGGTCATTGTCTAGCGCTTCTAAAGCTTGCTCTAGGCTTGTTGCAACCGTTGGGTAAGCAGCAGCTTCTTCTGGTGGAAGGTCATACAGATCTTTGTCAGCAGCATCGCCAGGGTGGATCTTGTTGATAACACCGTCTAAGCCAGCCATTAGGAAGGCAGAGAACATTAAGTATGGGTTTGCTGTTGGGTCGCCGAAACGAACTTCAACACGCTTGCCTTTTGGCGAATTAACGTAAGGGATGCGGATAGAAGCTGAACGGTTACGAGCAGAGTATGCCAACATAACAGGTGCTTCGAAGCCAGGAACCAAACGCTTGTAAGAGTTGGTCGATGCGTTTGCAAATGCATTCAAAGAACGCGCGTGCTTAATGATACCGCCTGTGTAGAAAAGAGCCGCTTCAGAAAGACCAGCATACTCATCACCAGCAAACTGGTTCACGCCATCTTTAACGTAAGACATGTGTACGTGCATACCAGAACCGTTGTCGCCAACGATAGGTTTAGGCATAAAGGTTGCTGTCTTGCCATAAGCGTGAGCAACGTTATGTACACAGTACTTCAGAATTTGCACTTCATCGGCTTTCTTGACTAAGGTGTTTAAGCCAACGCCGATTTCACACTGACCTGCCGTACCCACTTCGTGGTGATGTACTTCGATCGTTAAACCCATTGCTTCCATGGCATCGCACATTTGAGCACGGATTTCATGAAGGCTATCGACTGGAGGAACTGGGAAATAACCACCTTTAACGCCAGGACGGTGACCAAAGTTGCCATCTTCGAAAGTACGCTCAGATGACCAAGCCGCTTCGTCAGATTCGATTTTATAGAAACAACCCGACATGTCCGCACCCCATTTAATGTCATCAAAGACAAAAAATTCTGGTTCAGGACCGAAGTAGGCTTCATCACCTAAACCAGTAGAGCGTAAGTAATTTTCAGCACGTTGTGCAATAGAGCGTGGATCACGGTTATAACCTTCGCCTGTAGAAGGTTCAACGATGCCACAACGCACAATAACGGTCGCATCTTCAGTGAACGGGTCTAAAACAGAAGCAGTATCATCAGGCATTAAAATCATGTCAGATTCGTTAATACCTTTCCAGCCCTCAATAGAAGAGCCATCGAACATTTTACCGTCTTCAAAGAAACTGTCATCAACCTCTGATGAAGGGATGGTAACGTGCTGCTCTTTACCTTTGGTATCTGTAAAGCGTAAATCGACCCAACGAGCTTCCGATTCTTGAATTAGCGTAAGCGTTTTAGACATTGTTTGTCTCCATTACTGTTTCTATTTATTAAGAGGCCATTGCCGTCTCTTGCGAATTGATTGTGCTGGTGCTGTTAAATAAACCTAATATTTCGCAGAAGCACCAACAGTGATCATGAATAAGCAATCGCTATGCCAGAGAGCCAAATGGCATAGTAATGGGCGTTAGCGCTCAGTATAGAGCAGAAAATAGAGAAATGATGCATCAAAGTGGTGCTTTGCGTGTTGTTGTGCGTTGTTTTGGTGCATAAGTGTGGTGCGTGATTGTAAGTTGATGCAGCCACTTTACCTACGCTTTTTCTGCGCCCAATAGCTGACTCATTACGCTTAGGTGCTATAATCGCCTTTTAATTTGAATGCGCCCAACTAACATGAAATTCGTAGTAAAGTTCTTCCCTGAAATCACCATCAAAACTAAACCTGTCCGTAAACTTCTTATTAAGCAGTTGGGTCAAAACATTCGCAATGTGTTACTTAAAGTTAGCGCCGATGCAAAAATGCGCAATCTTTGGGATTCCATTGAAGTTTGGACACCTGAAGACGCCAGTGACGCGGTCAATGACAGCGTTTATGGGGCATTGGTGTGCATTCCGGGCATTGCACACATTAATAAGGTGGTTGAGTTTCCATTAGTCGATCTAGATCAGGTGATAACAGATACGCTGAGTGTTTGGGGGGACGCGCTCAATAATAAAACCTTTGTTGTTCGGGCTAAACGAACCGGCAAACACGACTTCACTTCTGTCGATTTAGAGCGTTATGTGGGCGGTGGCATTAATCAACGATCAAATGCTAAAGGCGTTGACCTACATAACCCTGAAATAACCATCAATCTAGAAGTTCGTGATCAACGCGTGTTTGTCATTGATCAACGACGAGAAGGCCTTGGAGGGTTTCCGTTAGGGACGGCCGGCACAACTGTTACGCTGGTCAGCGGTGGCTTTGACTCAACAGTGGCTACCTATCAGATTATGCGTCGAGGGATAAAAACTCACTTTTTGTTTTTTAACTTAGGCGGTGCCGCGCATGAAAACAGTGTTAAGGAAGTTATCTATTATCTATGGAAAAAGTATGGCAGTTCGCACCGTGTGAAGTTTATCTCTGTACCATTTGAAGGGGTTGTCGAAGGGATATTAGATCAGGTTGAAGATCGCTATATGGGTGTTGTGTTAAAGAGAATGATGATGCGGGCCGCCAATAAAGTGAGCGATAAAGTTGGCACCGATGCTTACGTTACTGGTGAAGCCATAGCGCAAGTATCTAGCCAAACCATGATGAATCAGCGCTTGATCGATGATGTCACGGATCGTATGGTTATTCGACCGCTGGCCGTGACAGACAAGCAAACCATAGTTGATGCTGCGCGTTCAATTGGGGCCGCGAGCTTTGTAGAGCGAATTCCAGAATATTGTGGCGTGATTTCAAGAAAGCCAAATGCCGCCTGTAAAAAAGCGGATGTAGAAGCTGCAGAATCGACCTTCGATTTTAACTTGCTAGAACAAGCGTTAGAGTCGGCTAATGTTGAATCGATCGAAACCATGAAGTGGCAACCCACCTCTGAAATAGATCATGCGGTGTCAGCTAAGATTGATCGAGAAACGGCGGTTATTATCGATGTTCGACATCCAAATGATATTGAGCAGCAGGCGTTCAAGTTGGAAAACCATGAAGTAATTAATATTCCGTTTTACAGTATTAATAAGCGCTTTAAAGAGTTGGACTCAAGTAAAGAGTATTTATTGTATTGCGATAAAGGCGTGATGAGTAAGATGCACGCACTGCATTTGAGTGATGCTGGCTTTAAAAATGTCGGGGTGTATCACGACGATTCGCTTTGATCGGCTAGGGTGTAACCATTTTTTTCATGATGTTTACGCCAATAAAGCGCTTTGTCGGCACGGTTGTAGAGGGTGTCAAAATCTTCACCGTGCTTAGGGTAAAGCGCTACGCCCATCGAAGCACTAGAGTTAAACGAATGATCCTGCCATTTAACCGGTTCAGATAAGCCCAAAAGAATCTTTTGAGCAAAGGCGTCGATATCGTTCGGGTTGTCTAAACGAGCAATGATGATAAATTCATCTCCCCCTAAACGGGACACTGTATCGTTTTTACGAACATTGCTCACAAATCGCTGAGCCAACTCTTTAAGTAACGCATCACCGGCAGGGTGCCCGTATTCATCGTTAATTTGTTTAAAGTTATCAAGATCAATAACAATGAGTGCCACCACCTTTTTATCTCGCATGGCCTGGCTGGTGGTCTGTTCAAACCGATCCGATAATAATAGCCGATTAGGCAGTTTTGTCAGTGGATCATGAAAAGCCAATTGCTGATAAATATTTTTATCGAACTCGAGTGTTTTCTCTTTCTGTTTAAAATCGGTAATGTCTTGGACTGCGCCGTATAAATATTTTTTATTGTTGCCAGTTTCATAACCGGTTTGTGCACTGACGCGAATCCAACGCTCTGGTTCAAACCCAGAAAGCTTCAACTCAACTTCTTGATGCGTGTCACTGATGAACGCTTCTTTAACCTTTTGAACAATCATTGATTCAGAGTGCGGATCAAGGACTTTAGAAATACTTTTCACGGTTAAACTGTAAGAGCTTGGTATCGATAAAATTCGATAGGTTTCTTCAGTAAAAGTGAATTCTTGTTTTTCTATATTGAGTTCCCAGCCACCGACACGCGACATTCGACTGGTTTGACGTAATAGATTTTGTGAATGTTCGAGTTCTTTAAAAGTATTCCGATAATCTGAAATGTCTCGAATGATCACCCAGCTTCCGATAATGTTACCGGCCGAGTCTTTCATGCCGCTGGCACGAATACTGATTGGAATGCGTCGGCCGTTTTTACTCAAGACTTCTTTTTCGACAATATCACTATAGCCACGTTCGGCAACTTGCTTAGCCATTAAGGCATCTACCTCTTCCCAGCCTGCCGGTGTAAATTTGCGGTAGTCGAGATCTCTAAGCTCTTCCTGGCTATAGCCAATAAGCTCTAAATAGGCACGGTTCGCGTATTGGATTTCGTCTTTCGGCGACCATAATGCGATAGCGTCAAAGCTGTTCGAAAATAATGAGCGAAATCTACGTTCACTTTCTGCAAGGCTATCAACTAGCCTGTCGCGTTGTTCGTTGCTACGTGAAATAGACCAAACACCCTCGGGGTGGCCGCTTTCAGAGCGGATCAATACAGTTCGAATCGAAACAGGAACCAGTCGGCCATCGGGCAGTTCAAAATCTTTTGAATAAACATCAGAGTAGCCACGGGCTAACAGTTGGTCTCTAAAAATAGATTCTTCACGCTGTATATCGTGGGCAGGCGTGATCTCTTTATAAGACATGCCGACAAGCTCTGCAGAAGTCCTTTGAACCATATCGCAAAAGGCTTGATTGGCAACTTCTATAATGCCCTCGAAGCTAGAGTAGGCGATCGCATCAATGGATTTTTCGAGCAACATCTCAAAGCGTTTTTTCTGGCGACGATACTTCTCTTCTTCGGCTGAAATTGGGTGGTAGATACACCATGCGCCACTGTAAGTGTCTTCGTCATCGTAATGAGGAAATAATTGCACGGATACATTTGTAATAGAGCCGTCGGCGCGCTGAAGTTGCTTTTCAAAAGGTTCGATAAATCCAGAATCAACAAATTGCTGCATTTCTTTCGCGGTTAGTTCAAAGCTGTGTTTTGCATTGAAATAGGCAAAATGCCGACCGATGATGTAATCCCTATCAAAGCCCAGCATGGTTGCGAACTGCTGGTTTGCTTCAATGTAGTTGCCTTGGACATTGGTTAAGGCAATTCCGTCTCTGTTATTTTCAAATAGAGTCTTAAAATGAGATAGGGTGGCATTCAGCTTTTGTTGTAATTTAGTGGCGTGAGATAAGTCGGCTATAAAGCACCAAAAATACATATGGTTGCCAATATCGAACGGGGTCACACGAATTGAAATCGAGGTTTGTACGCCTAAGTTTCCCTTTAAAGTTCCTTGAACGGCCAGTGTCTCGGCACTTGAAAGCCAGTCAGAAAAAGACCCGGCAATCGTAACCACATCGTCAATAGCCACTGTAGCAATGGCGGTGTCGTGCAAGCCAGTTAGCTTTTTAAAAGCTGAATTCGTTGATATTATTTTGAGTGATTCATCAAATAGTGCAATACCATCTGGAGAATCATCAAAAAGCTGAAGCCAGGCGTTCTGAGGTAAGGTAGTTTGAAGCGCATTGGCTTTTTCGAGCTTTAATTGATAACCGACAATTTCGTTGTCAACGGTGAGCTTTTTTACAAAAAAGGAACTGACTTTTTCGAAACCACTGAAGTTTCCAAGTACGGAAATACGTCCTGTTACGAGCCATTGCTTTTGGTGTTGAGTTGCTTCCGTGAGCCACTCTAAATTAGGGGCTTCTGATGTTTGGGAAACTAGTAATTGTTGTCCAATAATAGCGCTGCTTTCAACCCTAAGGAATTCAGCAAGGGTCTGGCTAATAGCTTGAATTGTCCCTTCTTTGGAACAAAGGATTGCCAAACTGTCACTGTTTGTGAAAGCTCCTAGGTAGAGTGACTGAAGATGAGTTTCAGGCATTCGGCAATCCTATTGCATGAGGGTATGTCGCTTAATTAGTGGTAGCGTTTTCCACTTCCGCTTTATTCTGTGCAAACAGCGCATCAAAATTTACTGGCGCTAGCATTAAGGCTGGGAAGCTGCCTTTGATCACTTGTGCATCAATAGCTTCACGAGCATAAGGGAATAAAATGTTTGGGCAGTATGCGCCAAGCATTTGGTCACGTGTTTCTTCTGGGAAGCCAGATAGGGTAAAGATGCCCGCTTGTTGAACTTCACATAAAAATGCAGTTTCTTCTTCTAGCTTTGCGGAGACTGTTAAGGTTAAGACAACTTCAAACACACCTTCATCTAAAACACTGGTGCTGGTGTTTAAATCTAACTTGACCTGTGGCTTCCATTCTTTGCGGAAAATGGCTGGCGAGTTTGGGCTTTCAAATGATAAGTCTTTTAAATACAAACGCTGGATGCCAAATTGAGGTTGTTGCTGTTCAGTCATGGGACTTCCTAATATCTTATTATAGTTTCAATTGCGTAGCAGGCAATTTGGGTATTTCGGGTGCTCATTGAGCGACCTAGTTCAAAAAAGGGTGTTGAGCATTAGATTAACGAAATATTGTCATCGTTGTCGAACTTAAGTGACATATTACCTAAGTTTTCAACGCATGCCTTTATTGTGGATATTTCGTTATTAATAATGGTAGTTTTCCGCCTATTATGCCTCGTCTAGCAGTATATTAAGCTTGCCAGATCGTTCTAGTGCATAAAGTTCATCGCATCCGCCCACATGGGTTGAACCAATCCAAATTTGTGGAACACTGGTCCGGCCACTTTCTGTTGTCATTTTTTGACGCAGCGCGGGTTGGCCATCGACTTTTAACTCTTCATAGCGTACTTTTTTTGAATCGAGCAATTGTTTAGCTCGAATACAAAAAGGGCACCAATCTGAAGAGTACATTTTTACGGTTGCAGTCATTTTGAGGCTACCTTTTTACTTTTTAACCAATGGCAAGTTGCTGTTTTGCCACTCTAAAATGCCACCGCGCAGTTTAAATAACTTAGAGAAACCTTCTTTAGCCAAAATTGCACCGGTTGCGCCAGCCGTTGTGCCTGTTTTGCAAATCAAAATAACAGGCTGGTCTTTAAAGGGTTCTAATTCACCAAGGCGTTTTTGAACATCTCGGGCTGGAATGTTAGTCGCATTGGGTAGGTGACCTTTATTAAATTCGTCTTTTGCGCGAATATCGATCACTTTAGCGTCTTCATTATTAATTTTTTGGGTTACCTGCTGGGGTGATAAAGCGAGGCCACCGCGGGCACCTTCTGTCTTCATAAGCAAAATAGCTAAGGCAATCCAAAGTGATGTAAGAATCCAGTGGTTTACGGCAAATTCCAAAAGCTGTTCTAACATGGGTCAATCTCTAGACAATAAAAAAGAGGCCGCAGTATACACAAGCTGTCCACTTCTAACACCTGTCTTCATGCCGAAAAT from Reinekea marina includes the following:
- a CDS encoding substrate-binding domain-containing protein, with protein sequence MKKANALFLLLTLFLAPLSYSTTLELNKPSLNSRGYLFEIHGSNTIGAHLAPTLVEQWLRHHQFETIERRKTTLTNEVEIWARTPASGMTIKVKIAAHGSSTGFLKLQSNIADIAAASRPVKHSENALFPSINLAQYENETVLAIDGLAIIAHPALNISHLTITQLGQIFSGEITNWADLGGPNLDVTVHSRDGNSGTFDTFKALVLSRGYSLTEEALRYESNEALSRQVAMSPGAIGFTAFASIGQAKVIAIVDGESLPMPPVTTSIATEDYPLSRRLYLYQANTENNYALDFLSFVKSQAGQRSVEQAGFVSQNLSEVQIPPNEHMPQGYRFLVSQAHRLTTNFRFVPGTKQLDNKALDDLERLSNYMNRPENQTREVFLVGFVNKQSNEFRAQILSEARVQSVKNKLRLTGVETNAMTGYGELNPVSDNSDERYALRNQRVEVWIK
- the folB gene encoding dihydroneopterin aldolase codes for the protein MQDQVYIEALSVETLIGVYDFEREAKQTLLLDLTLEFDCRRAGETDDLQFALDYDALSKRVRAWSLEQTFELLETYAQQLCELIHSEFGIGCVNLKINKPAAVAGCAAVGLHIERRF
- the glnA gene encoding glutamate--ammonia ligase, whose protein sequence is MSKTLTLIQESEARWVDLRFTDTKGKEQHVTIPSSEVDDSFFEDGKMFDGSSIEGWKGINESDMILMPDDTASVLDPFTEDATVIVRCGIVEPSTGEGYNRDPRSIAQRAENYLRSTGLGDEAYFGPEPEFFVFDDIKWGADMSGCFYKIESDEAAWSSERTFEDGNFGHRPGVKGGYFPVPPVDSLHEIRAQMCDAMEAMGLTIEVHHHEVGTAGQCEIGVGLNTLVKKADEVQILKYCVHNVAHAYGKTATFMPKPIVGDNGSGMHVHMSYVKDGVNQFAGDEYAGLSEAALFYTGGIIKHARSLNAFANASTNSYKRLVPGFEAPVMLAYSARNRSASIRIPYVNSPKGKRVEVRFGDPTANPYLMFSAFLMAGLDGVINKIHPGDAADKDLYDLPPEEAAAYPTVATSLEQALEALDNDREYLKAGGVFDDDTIDAYIELKMEEVTRLNMTTHPVEFDMYYSI
- a CDS encoding YgiQ family radical SAM protein, which gives rise to MYKTAPHLFKYPKYWASCFDPAPFLPMSRDEMDQLGWDSCDVILVTGDAYVDHPSFGMAVMGRLLEAQGYRVGIISQPDWTSTEPFKALGKPNLYFGVTAGNMDSLINRYTADLKVRNDDAYTPNNEGGKRPERAVLVYSQKCKEAFSDVPVVLGGIEASLRRIAQYDYWSNKVRHSVLFDANADILLYGNAERALVEVTHKLANNVPIESIRNVRGTTILLKETPRDWTEIDSSRIDWPHNIGEITEFNEPNPYEAKQAITDAGEKANCASSQVEEEVQTLRVIPMPLQRKQEIDHSKTYIRLPSFEKVRNDPALYAHASRVLHIEANPHNAHVLVQKHANMDVWVNPPPIPLTTEEMDGVFDLPYARVPHPSYGKAKIPAYDMIKTSINIMRGCFGGCTFCSITEHEGRIIQSRSHESVLREVEDMRDKVPNFSGAISDLGGPTANMYHLQCKDDDIQSNCRRLSCVYPSICKNLKTDHSMTTELYRKVRKVEGIHTVAIASGLRYDLAVEDPEYVEELVTHHVGGYLKIAPEHTENRPLQMMMKPGMGTYDRFKTMFDKFSKKAGKKQYLIPYFIAAHPGCEDEDMVNLALWLKRQNMKVDQVQTFYPSPMSLATAMYYSGKNPLKRVTYKSNPVNIVKKIEQRQLQKMLLRYHDKQGWGKIRETLTNLGLKHLIGDGEHQLVPAEEKPEERKKYRAPNKAKHLNKPGKPVRKQFKKKPKSVKKM
- the tsaD gene encoding tRNA (adenosine(37)-N6)-threonylcarbamoyltransferase complex transferase subunit TsaD; its protein translation is MRVLGIETSCDETGVAIYDSERGLMSHVLYSQVKMHAEFGGVVPELASRDHIRKLLPLIKEAFAKAGLKLGEVDGVAYTAGPGLVGALMVGAATARSLAFGWGVPALGVHHMEGHLLAPMLEEVPPPYPFVTLLVSGGHTMLVDVQSPGCYSILGETLDDAAGEAFDKTAKMMGLPYPGGPMLSKIACKGEVGRFKFPRPMVDRPGLDFSFSGLKTAVRLVIADHAENEVVPEQDMADIACGFQEAVVDTLAIKCRRALQQTGHKNLVIAGGVSANSRLRERLADIVKKERCQLFYPRAEFCTDNGAMIAYAGWLRMRVGQQSGYELNIKPRWPLNTLDPIQE
- the folK gene encoding 2-amino-4-hydroxy-6-hydroxymethyldihydropteridine diphosphokinase; its protein translation is MGCILSDGFNLMSKAIQVTLSLGSNIDRYKHLNAGLNALEDAFGKVISSPIYESDAVGFDGSAFLNSIAIVYTHESLTRTIEVLKRIEDDNGRDRSGPKFSPRTLDIDVVTYGDISGEYEGIELPRAELFKNAFVLRPMADLLPNEKVPGKSETYAQLWQQFDQSKQALAPVIFERR